Proteins found in one Crassostrea angulata isolate pt1a10 chromosome 3, ASM2561291v2, whole genome shotgun sequence genomic segment:
- the LOC128177304 gene encoding transport and Golgi organization protein 1 homolog isoform X2 produces MKPKGMTDAPKSPGILFVILCVCSLINECSSSKISDLRLCGDKECKTTLSYGRTLAKHVQNDQVFLNFERNEMLEITSKSAGDRPDLWGGRLNGKTGYFPRSFVREYKVENPSPQFIVPTEISEGKNVVIEEKPAKVPDKAEEGTEMDDTEDQDDTEVEDEDDDVWWEEDEDKEATDKTTQKDQEKPATPPSSASKEDEKDKNVEEVKVTQTEGKDSEDVKVTDSQNSDNLKQGVVAEEKDESKEPAVSDEKDPTEVGETKEGNEGTEKKTVEDSKLNKMLQEGSAKQQPETTVSQPPPAVDGKRELNRDKPDDAPPDIKSQEDVKLPGLSDLLKDTPEDASKSPQDDRSLEKDDTETTDETEIENEESGTEQKQETPEDAGKEDAGKHPGGIPVSDVEDLPPSQQEQTKKEIQPSSVEQEKVEETPLRSSFTEEMSTTPSSEMKASSSSHTPGLTEVPSSVTESSTVVEASQQTEMAGYTIIDGTPFPLDMFEDPTATESVVEQTENVVEQTKPGTFSSTQSQVDSSSVLPDKTIKSPATEKQETESTLQSQIPKQSSVMPSLTETLSESMLVGSGSSPADVVPTQTDTDSKSAAVKKEDGMESIVQVDTEVGGSKKDGSKQVEGTKQLDIKDLEKRVESKKEEIKRTEESKETKEDPKVKDQIQEKVDTPEKESLTNMSNSEEKVNENQQKSQESDIQNGQQTEQREEDKKQTDAKESEEKAEKPNLSVLKFLDDEESSSEVPSSDENVKEMEIPSEEVKTEKEKKQEQLSQELTEKPIQEQTTVSAVPSTSPTEQLMSSMEIDYSVETKTIIDDTRNTGILGEHQNATQTVVETDNLKLELPTTMDAYATADFLSRKPLSHEPHTESSQSQNLNEKLEVKEKVDDEIRKETVTQASPETTQTESTAETKFGETKSESVTVSPLESTTLSGSDDGEIPPPPTESKETTTQPGTGQSSEEPLVAAEDEKEDSKPTTGEKAGVTESTPEGERASTGAYDQEDFLSRKINDGDLEEKEDLTYKAERSWMKGDQFFRGVISKLPPSLQALLEQEPLGLSPQMTILVTMVTLATLMAATCFSVICGGGRKSKKQDPVVVVRGLEEKLFILTKEKENLEDELNALQQKMQDTEEDTKSTQSSVSTIQKDLQTLQLHNNALKEEIETLKEENTTMKQELSAKSKELKSKDNQLKELEKQIKQKDEKYNKTNEKCKEATKEVQEKAGEIKTLKSQIHSLTEQVSHLEANKSQLCEEANVWSEKVQELTEQLDYVKGEQKQMAEDLAYKENEIEVLRDCFLQLKAFQDQVGEEGEEGEGSRDETDSGNIESKLKSMMDVSEVSAKLKAAEEEKNSLENRLEIEMQSRKDMEERILDLERKAESLNSDKMKAERQNSDAQTKLEVLSNYFKQKELELQRELGEQEALKKMNINKLENSDTRTKMMQEELDGSKAQVEDLKREILSAERDFRSQIAANEKKAHENWLAARAAERELKESRHEASVLRQKLTDLERRLMQGPPGGLIRPVPSRGMPPPGMLNGPPPPGMDRPGSRGRLPPTGPRDEDFPGSPGPDSERRPPPPLGPDDRRIPPFNPDDRRMPFHDDRRIPPMEGPDRRQTPMGPRVPPPHPMDIRSPPPFDRRPPPPLDRRSPPPYERGLRLPPPPLDRRSPGQRMPFPPDMPPPHLRGLPRGPLSPPLRNDGHGIDTPPYRPPHDPDREPRQQSQV; encoded by the exons ATGAAACCCAAAGGGATGACAGACGCTCCGAAAAGCCCAGGCATACTTTTTGTGATATTATGCGTCTGTTCTTTAATAAACGAATGTTCTTCATCTAAAATATCAGATTTGCGTCTATGCGGCGACAAAGAATGCAAGA CTACATTATCCTATGGACGTACATTAGCAAAGCATGTGCAGAATGACCAAGTTTTCCTGAACTTTGAGAGAAATGAAATGTTAGAAATAACAAGTAAATCAGCAGGGGATAGGCCTGATCTATGGGGTGGCAGA TTAAATGGAAAGACAGGATATTTCCCAAGATCTTTCGTCAGAGAATACAAAGTCGAAAACCCCTCGCCACAGTTTATTGTGCCCACAGAG ATTTCTGAGGGGAAGAATGTGGTGATTGAGGAGAAACCAGCTAAGGTTCCAGACAAGGCTGAGGAAGGGACTGAGATGGATGATACAGAGGATCAGGATGATACCGAGGTGGAGGATGAGGATGATGATGTTTGGTGGGAAGAAGACGAAG ATAAAGAAGCTACAGATAAGACAACACag AAGGATCAAGAAAAACCTGCCACACCACCCTCAAGTGCCTCAAAAGAAGACGAAAAGGACAAAAATGTAGaagaggtcaaggtcactcaaACAGAGGGAAAAGACAGTGAGGATGTAAAAGTTACTGACAGTCAGAATTCAGATAACCTTAAACAGGGTGTGGTCGCTGAAGAAAAGGATGAGTCCAAGGAGCCCGCTGTCAGTGATGAGAAAGATCCAACAGAAGTAGGGGAGACAAAGGAAGGAAATGAAGGCACTGAAAAGAAAACTGTTGAAGATTCAA AGTTAAACAAAATGCTACAGGAAGGGTCAGCTAAACAACAGCCAGAAACAACTGTCAGTCAGCCTCCTCCAGCTGTTGATGGTAAAAGAGAATTAAATCGGGATAAGCCTGATGATGCCCCACCAGATATTAAGTCACAGGAAGATGTCAAGTTACCCGGACTGTCGGACCTATTGAAGGATACTCCTGAAGATGCTTCAAAATCACCACAGGATGATAGATCACTGGAGAAAGATGACACAGAAACCACTGATGAAACAGAGATTGAAAATGAGGAGAGTGGCACTGAACAGAAACAGGAAACACCAGAGGATGCTGGGAAGGAGGATGCTGGGAAACACCCAGGCGGTATTCCTGTTAGTGATGTGGAGGATCTTCCACCAAGTCAACAGGAGCAAACTAAGAAGGAGATCCAGCCATCATCAGTGGAACAGGAAAAAGTTGAAGAAACACCGCTACGGAGCTCTTTTACTGAGGAAATGAGCACCACTCCATCATCAGAGATGAAGGCAAGCAGCAGTTCACACACCCCGGGACTGACAGAGGTACCATCCTCTGTGACAGAATCTTCTACAGTGGTAGAAGCCTCACAGCAAACAGAGATGGCTGGCTATACAATCATTGATGGGACACCATTTCCTCTGGATATGTTTGAGGATCCTACTGCTACAGAGAGTGTTGTAGAGCAAACAGAAAATGTAGTAGAGCAGACAAAGCCAGGAACATTCTCCTCAACACAGTCTCAAGTGGATTCTTCATCAGTTTTGCCAGATAAGACAATCAAGTCTCCAGCTACTGAGAAGCAGGAAACAGAGTCTACATTACAGTCACAAATCCCAAAACAAAGCTCTGTTATGCCTTCACTAACTGAAACTCTGTCAGAGTCCATGTTGGTTGGCAGTGGATCATCCCCAGCAGATGTTGTACCAACACAAACTGACACAGATTCTAAATCAGCTGCAGTTAAGAAGGAAGACGGTATGGAGAGCATAGTTCAAGTAGATACTGAGGTTGGTGGAAGTAAAAAAGATGGGTCAAAACAAGTTGAAGGTACAAAACAACTGGACATAAAAGATTTGGAGAAACGTGTAGAGAGCAAGAAAGAGGAAATTAAAAGGACTGAGGAAAGTAAAGAAACTAAAGAAGATCCAAAGGTTAAAGATCAAATCCAAGAAAAGGTGGACACTCCAGAAAAGGAAAGCTTGACAAATATGTCTAATAGCGAAGAGAAAGTAAATGAGAATCAACAGAAATCACAAGAATCAGATATACAGAATGGTCAACAAACAGAACAGAGAGAGGAAGATAAAAAGCAAACTGATGCAAAAGAAAGTGAAGAAAAAGCTGAAAAACCAAATCTGTCAGTGCTCAAGTTTTTGGATGACGAGGAAAGCAGTTCTGAGGTACCATCTtctgatgaaaatgtgaaagaaaTGGAAATTCCAAGTGAAGAAGTAAAGacagaaaaagagaaaaagcAGGAGCAGCTGAGCCAAGAATTGACAGAGAAACCAATCCAGGAGCAGACGACAGTATCAGCTGTTCCTTCTACCTCCCCCACAGAACAGCTCATGTCTTCCATGGAGATTGATTATAGTGTAGAAACCAAAACAATTATCGATGACACAAGGAATACCGGTATTCTTGGAGAGCATCAGAATGCTACCCAGACTGTGGTGGAAACAGATAACCTAAAACTTGAACTTCCCACCACCATGGATGCATATGCCACTGCTGATTTTTTGTCAAGAAAGCCTCTGTCCCATGAACCTCACACAGAGTCGTCACAATCTCAAAACCTCAATGAAAAATTGGAGGTAAAAGAAAAAGTTGATGATGAAATAAGAAAAGAGACAGTCACACAGGCCTCTCCAGAGACAACTCAGACAGAGTCTACAGCAGAAACAAAATTTGGGGAAACCAAATCTGAATCAGTCACAGTATCTCCGCTTGAATCAACAACCTTGTCAGGTTCCGACGATGGTGAAATTCCTCCACCTCCCACTGAATCAAAGGAGACCACTACACAGCCCGGTACAGGTCAGTCATCAGAGGAACCACTTGTAGCAGCAGAGGACGAAAAGGAAGATTCAAAACCAACCACAGGAGAGAAAGCAGGTGTAACTGAATCAACCCCAGAAGGTGAGCGGGCCTCCACTGGTGCATATGATCAAGAGGATTTTTTGTCACGGAAGATCAACGATGGAGATTTGGAAGAGAAGGAAGATCTGACCTACAAAGCTGAGAGATCATGGATGAAGGGAGACCAGTTCTTTAGGGGCGTAATCTCAAAG CTCCCTCCATCACTGCAAGCCTTGCTAGAACAGGAACCTCTTGGACTCTCGCCTCAGATGACAATTCTGGTCACCATGGTTACTTTAGCAACACTGATGGCTGCTACATGTTTTAGTGTTATTTGTGGG GGAGGCAGAAAGTCAAAGAAGCAAGACCCTGTAG TGGTGGTCAGGGGCTTGGAggaaaaattgttcattttaacaaaagaaaaggaaaatctTGAGGATGAGCTAAATGCTCTTCAACAGAAG ATGCAGGATACTGAGGAAGATACAAAGTCCACTCAGTCCTCGGTCAGCACCATTCAGAAAGACCTACAGACTCTACAG cTTCACAACAATGCTTTAAAGGAAGAAATTGAGACTTTGAAGGAGGAAAATACAACAATGAAACAGGAGCTATCAGCCAAATCAAAGGAACTGAAATCTAAAGACAACCAG ttGAAAGAGTTGGAGAAACAGATTaaacaaaaagatgaaaaatacaACAAGACCAATGAAAAATGCAAAGAA GCCACAAAAGAAGTTCAAGAGAAGGCAGGGgagataaaaactttaaaatcccAGATTCATAGTCTGACGGAACAGGTGTCTCACTTGGAAGCAAACAAATCTCAG TTGTGTGAAGAAGCCAATGTCTGGAGTGAAAA agTACAGGAGCTGACAGAACAGCTCGACTATGTCAAGGGAGAGCAGAAACAAATGGCTGAGGATCTAgcatacaaagaaaatgaaatagag GTTTTGAGAGATTGTTTCCTCCAACTGAAAGCATTCCAAGATCAGGTGGGGGAGGAAGGAGAAGAAGGGGAGGGAAGCAGGGATGAGACAG ATTCTGGAAACATCGAGTCCAAACTGAAGTCTATGATGGATGTGTCGGAG gTCTCAGCCAAATTAAAAGCAGCAGAAGAGGAAAAGAATTCCTTAGAAAACCGACTAGAGATTGAAATGCAGAGTAGGAAAGACATGGAAG AGCGTATTTTGGACCTGGAGAGAAAGGCAGAGAGTCTGAACTCTGACAAGATGAAAGCTGAGAGGCAGAACAGTGATGCCCAGACCAAGTTAGAGGTCTTGTCCAACTACTTCAAACAAAAGGAGCTGGAGCTACAGAG AGAGTTGGGAGAACAGGAGGCACTGAAGAAAATGAATATCAACAAACTGGAGAACTCTGACACAAGAACAAAGATGATGCAGGAAGAATTAGATGGATCAAA GGCGCAGGTAGAGGACTTGAAACGTGAAATTTTATCTGCAGAGAGAGATTTCCGTTCACAG ATCGCAGCAAATGAAAAGAAAGCCCATGAAAACTGG CTTGCAGCCCGAGCCGCAGAGAGAGAACTGAAGGAGTCCAGACATGAAGCCTCTGTGTTACGCCAAAA GTTGACTGACCTTGAGCGACGGCTGATGCAGGGGCCACCAGGAGGGTTGATCAGGCCTGTCCCCTCCAGAGGAATGCCTCCCCCAG GTATGTTGAATGGCCCCCCTCCACCTGGAATGGACCGCCCTGGATCCCGGGGTCGCCTACCCCCCACTGGTCCAAG AGACGAGGATTTCCCAGGATCCCCAGGCCCAGACTCAGAGCGTCGACCACCTCCACCCCTGGGTCCTGACGATCGGAGAATCCCTCCCTTCAATCCAGATGACAGACGCATGCCATTCCATGATGATAGAAGAATTCCACCAATGGAAGGTCCTGACCGAAGACAGACACCGATGGGGCCACGGGTGCCACCCCCTCACCCCATGGACATCCGGTCACCACCACCCTTTGACAGGAGGCCACCTCCACCACTGGATAGAAGGTCACCACCTCCTTATGAACGAGGGTTAAGGCTTCCTCCTCCTCCTTTAGATCGGAGATCACCTGGACAGAGAATGCCTTTCCCTCCTGATATGCCTCCTCCTCATCTCCGGGGTCTCCCAAGGGGACCGCTCTCTCCTCCTCTTCGAAATGATGGTCATG GAATAGACACACCCCCTTACAGACCCCCACACGACCCAGATAGAGAGCCAAGGCAGCAGAGCCAGGTCTGA
- the LOC128177304 gene encoding transport and Golgi organization protein 1 homolog isoform X1 encodes MKPKGMTDAPKSPGILFVILCVCSLINECSSSKISDLRLCGDKECKTTLSYGRTLAKHVQNDQVFLNFERNEMLEITSKSAGDRPDLWGGRLNGKTGYFPRSFVREYKVENPSPQFIVPTEISEGKNVVIEEKPAKVPDKAEEGTEMDDTEDQDDTEVEDEDDDVWWEEDEDKEATDKTTQKDQEKPATPPSSASKEDEKDKNVEEVKVTQTEGKDSEDVKVTDSQNSDNLKQGVVAEEKDESKEPAVSDEKDPTEVGETKEGNEGTEKKTVEDSSSQIHVNKENRVKELLDELRESLYSLHDIDDKDKLDVNELNKMLQEGSAKQQPETTVSQPPPAVDGKRELNRDKPDDAPPDIKSQEDVKLPGLSDLLKDTPEDASKSPQDDRSLEKDDTETTDETEIENEESGTEQKQETPEDAGKEDAGKHPGGIPVSDVEDLPPSQQEQTKKEIQPSSVEQEKVEETPLRSSFTEEMSTTPSSEMKASSSSHTPGLTEVPSSVTESSTVVEASQQTEMAGYTIIDGTPFPLDMFEDPTATESVVEQTENVVEQTKPGTFSSTQSQVDSSSVLPDKTIKSPATEKQETESTLQSQIPKQSSVMPSLTETLSESMLVGSGSSPADVVPTQTDTDSKSAAVKKEDGMESIVQVDTEVGGSKKDGSKQVEGTKQLDIKDLEKRVESKKEEIKRTEESKETKEDPKVKDQIQEKVDTPEKESLTNMSNSEEKVNENQQKSQESDIQNGQQTEQREEDKKQTDAKESEEKAEKPNLSVLKFLDDEESSSEVPSSDENVKEMEIPSEEVKTEKEKKQEQLSQELTEKPIQEQTTVSAVPSTSPTEQLMSSMEIDYSVETKTIIDDTRNTGILGEHQNATQTVVETDNLKLELPTTMDAYATADFLSRKPLSHEPHTESSQSQNLNEKLEVKEKVDDEIRKETVTQASPETTQTESTAETKFGETKSESVTVSPLESTTLSGSDDGEIPPPPTESKETTTQPGTGQSSEEPLVAAEDEKEDSKPTTGEKAGVTESTPEGERASTGAYDQEDFLSRKINDGDLEEKEDLTYKAERSWMKGDQFFRGVISKLPPSLQALLEQEPLGLSPQMTILVTMVTLATLMAATCFSVICGGGRKSKKQDPVVVVRGLEEKLFILTKEKENLEDELNALQQKMQDTEEDTKSTQSSVSTIQKDLQTLQLHNNALKEEIETLKEENTTMKQELSAKSKELKSKDNQLKELEKQIKQKDEKYNKTNEKCKEATKEVQEKAGEIKTLKSQIHSLTEQVSHLEANKSQLCEEANVWSEKVQELTEQLDYVKGEQKQMAEDLAYKENEIEVLRDCFLQLKAFQDQVGEEGEEGEGSRDETDSGNIESKLKSMMDVSEVSAKLKAAEEEKNSLENRLEIEMQSRKDMEERILDLERKAESLNSDKMKAERQNSDAQTKLEVLSNYFKQKELELQRELGEQEALKKMNINKLENSDTRTKMMQEELDGSKAQVEDLKREILSAERDFRSQIAANEKKAHENWLAARAAERELKESRHEASVLRQKLTDLERRLMQGPPGGLIRPVPSRGMPPPGMLNGPPPPGMDRPGSRGRLPPTGPRDEDFPGSPGPDSERRPPPPLGPDDRRIPPFNPDDRRMPFHDDRRIPPMEGPDRRQTPMGPRVPPPHPMDIRSPPPFDRRPPPPLDRRSPPPYERGLRLPPPPLDRRSPGQRMPFPPDMPPPHLRGLPRGPLSPPLRNDGHGIDTPPYRPPHDPDREPRQQSQV; translated from the exons ATGAAACCCAAAGGGATGACAGACGCTCCGAAAAGCCCAGGCATACTTTTTGTGATATTATGCGTCTGTTCTTTAATAAACGAATGTTCTTCATCTAAAATATCAGATTTGCGTCTATGCGGCGACAAAGAATGCAAGA CTACATTATCCTATGGACGTACATTAGCAAAGCATGTGCAGAATGACCAAGTTTTCCTGAACTTTGAGAGAAATGAAATGTTAGAAATAACAAGTAAATCAGCAGGGGATAGGCCTGATCTATGGGGTGGCAGA TTAAATGGAAAGACAGGATATTTCCCAAGATCTTTCGTCAGAGAATACAAAGTCGAAAACCCCTCGCCACAGTTTATTGTGCCCACAGAG ATTTCTGAGGGGAAGAATGTGGTGATTGAGGAGAAACCAGCTAAGGTTCCAGACAAGGCTGAGGAAGGGACTGAGATGGATGATACAGAGGATCAGGATGATACCGAGGTGGAGGATGAGGATGATGATGTTTGGTGGGAAGAAGACGAAG ATAAAGAAGCTACAGATAAGACAACACag AAGGATCAAGAAAAACCTGCCACACCACCCTCAAGTGCCTCAAAAGAAGACGAAAAGGACAAAAATGTAGaagaggtcaaggtcactcaaACAGAGGGAAAAGACAGTGAGGATGTAAAAGTTACTGACAGTCAGAATTCAGATAACCTTAAACAGGGTGTGGTCGCTGAAGAAAAGGATGAGTCCAAGGAGCCCGCTGTCAGTGATGAGAAAGATCCAACAGAAGTAGGGGAGACAAAGGAAGGAAATGAAGGCACTGAAAAGAAAACTGTTGAAGATTCAA GCAGTCAAATTCATGTTAATAAAGAGAATAGGGTGAAGGAATTGctggatgaactgagagagtcTCTCTACTCTCTCCATGATATTGATGATAAAGACAAATTAGATGTTAATG AGTTAAACAAAATGCTACAGGAAGGGTCAGCTAAACAACAGCCAGAAACAACTGTCAGTCAGCCTCCTCCAGCTGTTGATGGTAAAAGAGAATTAAATCGGGATAAGCCTGATGATGCCCCACCAGATATTAAGTCACAGGAAGATGTCAAGTTACCCGGACTGTCGGACCTATTGAAGGATACTCCTGAAGATGCTTCAAAATCACCACAGGATGATAGATCACTGGAGAAAGATGACACAGAAACCACTGATGAAACAGAGATTGAAAATGAGGAGAGTGGCACTGAACAGAAACAGGAAACACCAGAGGATGCTGGGAAGGAGGATGCTGGGAAACACCCAGGCGGTATTCCTGTTAGTGATGTGGAGGATCTTCCACCAAGTCAACAGGAGCAAACTAAGAAGGAGATCCAGCCATCATCAGTGGAACAGGAAAAAGTTGAAGAAACACCGCTACGGAGCTCTTTTACTGAGGAAATGAGCACCACTCCATCATCAGAGATGAAGGCAAGCAGCAGTTCACACACCCCGGGACTGACAGAGGTACCATCCTCTGTGACAGAATCTTCTACAGTGGTAGAAGCCTCACAGCAAACAGAGATGGCTGGCTATACAATCATTGATGGGACACCATTTCCTCTGGATATGTTTGAGGATCCTACTGCTACAGAGAGTGTTGTAGAGCAAACAGAAAATGTAGTAGAGCAGACAAAGCCAGGAACATTCTCCTCAACACAGTCTCAAGTGGATTCTTCATCAGTTTTGCCAGATAAGACAATCAAGTCTCCAGCTACTGAGAAGCAGGAAACAGAGTCTACATTACAGTCACAAATCCCAAAACAAAGCTCTGTTATGCCTTCACTAACTGAAACTCTGTCAGAGTCCATGTTGGTTGGCAGTGGATCATCCCCAGCAGATGTTGTACCAACACAAACTGACACAGATTCTAAATCAGCTGCAGTTAAGAAGGAAGACGGTATGGAGAGCATAGTTCAAGTAGATACTGAGGTTGGTGGAAGTAAAAAAGATGGGTCAAAACAAGTTGAAGGTACAAAACAACTGGACATAAAAGATTTGGAGAAACGTGTAGAGAGCAAGAAAGAGGAAATTAAAAGGACTGAGGAAAGTAAAGAAACTAAAGAAGATCCAAAGGTTAAAGATCAAATCCAAGAAAAGGTGGACACTCCAGAAAAGGAAAGCTTGACAAATATGTCTAATAGCGAAGAGAAAGTAAATGAGAATCAACAGAAATCACAAGAATCAGATATACAGAATGGTCAACAAACAGAACAGAGAGAGGAAGATAAAAAGCAAACTGATGCAAAAGAAAGTGAAGAAAAAGCTGAAAAACCAAATCTGTCAGTGCTCAAGTTTTTGGATGACGAGGAAAGCAGTTCTGAGGTACCATCTtctgatgaaaatgtgaaagaaaTGGAAATTCCAAGTGAAGAAGTAAAGacagaaaaagagaaaaagcAGGAGCAGCTGAGCCAAGAATTGACAGAGAAACCAATCCAGGAGCAGACGACAGTATCAGCTGTTCCTTCTACCTCCCCCACAGAACAGCTCATGTCTTCCATGGAGATTGATTATAGTGTAGAAACCAAAACAATTATCGATGACACAAGGAATACCGGTATTCTTGGAGAGCATCAGAATGCTACCCAGACTGTGGTGGAAACAGATAACCTAAAACTTGAACTTCCCACCACCATGGATGCATATGCCACTGCTGATTTTTTGTCAAGAAAGCCTCTGTCCCATGAACCTCACACAGAGTCGTCACAATCTCAAAACCTCAATGAAAAATTGGAGGTAAAAGAAAAAGTTGATGATGAAATAAGAAAAGAGACAGTCACACAGGCCTCTCCAGAGACAACTCAGACAGAGTCTACAGCAGAAACAAAATTTGGGGAAACCAAATCTGAATCAGTCACAGTATCTCCGCTTGAATCAACAACCTTGTCAGGTTCCGACGATGGTGAAATTCCTCCACCTCCCACTGAATCAAAGGAGACCACTACACAGCCCGGTACAGGTCAGTCATCAGAGGAACCACTTGTAGCAGCAGAGGACGAAAAGGAAGATTCAAAACCAACCACAGGAGAGAAAGCAGGTGTAACTGAATCAACCCCAGAAGGTGAGCGGGCCTCCACTGGTGCATATGATCAAGAGGATTTTTTGTCACGGAAGATCAACGATGGAGATTTGGAAGAGAAGGAAGATCTGACCTACAAAGCTGAGAGATCATGGATGAAGGGAGACCAGTTCTTTAGGGGCGTAATCTCAAAG CTCCCTCCATCACTGCAAGCCTTGCTAGAACAGGAACCTCTTGGACTCTCGCCTCAGATGACAATTCTGGTCACCATGGTTACTTTAGCAACACTGATGGCTGCTACATGTTTTAGTGTTATTTGTGGG GGAGGCAGAAAGTCAAAGAAGCAAGACCCTGTAG TGGTGGTCAGGGGCTTGGAggaaaaattgttcattttaacaaaagaaaaggaaaatctTGAGGATGAGCTAAATGCTCTTCAACAGAAG ATGCAGGATACTGAGGAAGATACAAAGTCCACTCAGTCCTCGGTCAGCACCATTCAGAAAGACCTACAGACTCTACAG cTTCACAACAATGCTTTAAAGGAAGAAATTGAGACTTTGAAGGAGGAAAATACAACAATGAAACAGGAGCTATCAGCCAAATCAAAGGAACTGAAATCTAAAGACAACCAG ttGAAAGAGTTGGAGAAACAGATTaaacaaaaagatgaaaaatacaACAAGACCAATGAAAAATGCAAAGAA GCCACAAAAGAAGTTCAAGAGAAGGCAGGGgagataaaaactttaaaatcccAGATTCATAGTCTGACGGAACAGGTGTCTCACTTGGAAGCAAACAAATCTCAG TTGTGTGAAGAAGCCAATGTCTGGAGTGAAAA agTACAGGAGCTGACAGAACAGCTCGACTATGTCAAGGGAGAGCAGAAACAAATGGCTGAGGATCTAgcatacaaagaaaatgaaatagag GTTTTGAGAGATTGTTTCCTCCAACTGAAAGCATTCCAAGATCAGGTGGGGGAGGAAGGAGAAGAAGGGGAGGGAAGCAGGGATGAGACAG ATTCTGGAAACATCGAGTCCAAACTGAAGTCTATGATGGATGTGTCGGAG gTCTCAGCCAAATTAAAAGCAGCAGAAGAGGAAAAGAATTCCTTAGAAAACCGACTAGAGATTGAAATGCAGAGTAGGAAAGACATGGAAG AGCGTATTTTGGACCTGGAGAGAAAGGCAGAGAGTCTGAACTCTGACAAGATGAAAGCTGAGAGGCAGAACAGTGATGCCCAGACCAAGTTAGAGGTCTTGTCCAACTACTTCAAACAAAAGGAGCTGGAGCTACAGAG AGAGTTGGGAGAACAGGAGGCACTGAAGAAAATGAATATCAACAAACTGGAGAACTCTGACACAAGAACAAAGATGATGCAGGAAGAATTAGATGGATCAAA GGCGCAGGTAGAGGACTTGAAACGTGAAATTTTATCTGCAGAGAGAGATTTCCGTTCACAG ATCGCAGCAAATGAAAAGAAAGCCCATGAAAACTGG CTTGCAGCCCGAGCCGCAGAGAGAGAACTGAAGGAGTCCAGACATGAAGCCTCTGTGTTACGCCAAAA GTTGACTGACCTTGAGCGACGGCTGATGCAGGGGCCACCAGGAGGGTTGATCAGGCCTGTCCCCTCCAGAGGAATGCCTCCCCCAG GTATGTTGAATGGCCCCCCTCCACCTGGAATGGACCGCCCTGGATCCCGGGGTCGCCTACCCCCCACTGGTCCAAG AGACGAGGATTTCCCAGGATCCCCAGGCCCAGACTCAGAGCGTCGACCACCTCCACCCCTGGGTCCTGACGATCGGAGAATCCCTCCCTTCAATCCAGATGACAGACGCATGCCATTCCATGATGATAGAAGAATTCCACCAATGGAAGGTCCTGACCGAAGACAGACACCGATGGGGCCACGGGTGCCACCCCCTCACCCCATGGACATCCGGTCACCACCACCCTTTGACAGGAGGCCACCTCCACCACTGGATAGAAGGTCACCACCTCCTTATGAACGAGGGTTAAGGCTTCCTCCTCCTCCTTTAGATCGGAGATCACCTGGACAGAGAATGCCTTTCCCTCCTGATATGCCTCCTCCTCATCTCCGGGGTCTCCCAAGGGGACCGCTCTCTCCTCCTCTTCGAAATGATGGTCATG GAATAGACACACCCCCTTACAGACCCCCACACGACCCAGATAGAGAGCCAAGGCAGCAGAGCCAGGTCTGA